The genomic region TGTGAGAGGCTTTTCATCGCTGACTCGTCGTCAAGGAGACGTTTCCTGGTGGACTCCGGTTCGCAAGTCAGCCTGCTACCCGCCACAGACACGGACAAGGCGACAGGTGGCTGCGGGCCGCTGCTGAGTGCCGCCAACGGCTCATCAATCGACACTTTCGGTTCCAGGTTGGTGACTGTGTGCTTCAATGGACGCAATTTCCAGTGGAATTTTATCATCGCCGCCATCACGGTCCCCATTATTGGCGCGGATTTTCTGTGTGCTAATGGACTGCTTGTTGATATTGCTAACCACCGATTGATTGATGCTGTGTCTTTTTCATCTTTTACATGTAAGGCAGGGGGACTTGGACCGTTTACACACGCTAATTATTCGGTATCTGGTGACGTTTTTCAGCGTTTGCTGGCGGATTTTCCGTCATTAACCACTCCCGCTTTTTCCACCGCGGACACTAAACACGGCGTCGAACATTTTATTCCCACGGTAGGCCCGCCAGTTTTTGCGCGCGCGCGCCGTCTTGACGCAGCTAAATCGACCATCGCTAAAGAGGAGTTTGCTACTATGGAGCGTTTAGGCATCGTTAGACGTTCTAATAGCCCTTGGGCTTCGCCCTTTCACATGGTGCCTAAGTCAGACGGTTCCTGGCGTCCTTGTGGGGATTTTCGCCGCCTTAACAACATCACAACGCACGACCGCTACCCTATTCCGCACATCCAGGACTTTACGGCGCGCCTGGCTGGTGCCGCCATTTTTTTTCAAAGGTAGACCTAGTTCGCGGTTATCACCGGGTTCCGGTGCGAGCCGAGGACGTGCCCAAAACTGCAGTAATAACCCCGTTTGGACTTTTTGAGTTCCTGCGTATGCCTTTTGGCCTGAAGGGGGCAGCACAAACATTTCAAAGATTAATGGACTCAGTGTTGCGCGgtctcaattttgtatttgtttatcttGACGACATTTTGGTGGCGAGTCCTTCAGCTGAAGAGCACCAGTCACATCTAACACAAGTGTTCAAACGTCTTGACGAGCACGGCCTGATTGTCAATCCTTCTAAATGTCAGTTTGGGCTGTCGGAGATTGATTTTTTAGGTCACCGTATTTCGTCGCAGGGTGCCATTCCTTTGCCTTCGAAGGTGCAGGCAGTGGCGGATTTTCCTCGTCCCTCCACTGTCAAAGCTCTACAGGAGTTTTTGGGCATGATTAATTTTTATAATCGGTTCCTTCCGCGCGCTGCCCACCTCCTGCAGCCTCTTTATGGTGCCCTTCGTAATAAAAAGGCTAGCGATTCCCTCGAATGGACTCCTCAGCGGGTCCAAGCTTTTCAGAGGGCTAAAACCGCACTCGCAGGGGCTACTCTTCTTGCCCACCCTGTTTCAACGGCGCCCGTGGCCTTGACGACGGATGCGTCTGATGTCGCCGTGGGTGCTGTGGTTGAGCAGCGGGTGGCGAATGTGTGGCAGCCTCTTGCGTTCTTCAGTCGCAAACTGCGAGATAATGAGCGTAAGTAGAGCGTATTTGATCGAGAATTGTTAGCACTGTATCTCGCGACACGCCATTTTCGTTTTCTGTTGGAGGGTCGATCTTTTACGGCTTTTGTTGATCACAAACCCCTGACGTTTGCCATGTCAAAGGTCACGGAGCCTTGGTCAGCCCGTCAGCAGCGTCACTTGTCGTCCATCTCGGAGTTCACTACGGACATTCAGCATGTGGCCGGTAAGGCCAACCCTGTGGCTGACTGTCTCTCACGCGTACTCGTGTGCCCCGTGCAGCTCGTTTTAGATTTTTCGGGAATGGCTGCTGACCAGCCTGACGACCCCGGCATCCGCGCACTCAAAGCTGAAGGTACAGCACTTGTGCTCAAGGAGGTGGTGGTGCAGGATGGCGGTCCCGCCCTCCTTTGTGATGTGTCCACTGGCCGCCCGCGACCTGTCGTCCCGGTAGACTGGCGCCGCCGGGTTTTTGACGCAATACACTCCCTGTCGCACCCTGGCGTTCGGGCTTCCGTCAAGTTAGTTGGTGCCAAGTTTGTTTGGGCTGGCCTTAGGAAGGATGTTAGGCAGTGGGCTGCCGCATGCGTGGCATGTCAGCGTGCCAAGGTCCACCGGCACACTAAGGCGCCCCTCGAACCATTTACGATTCCGGTCAGGCGGTTTGACCACGTGCATGTGGACTTAGTTGGCCCCCTCCCTCCGTCGCAGGGTTATACACACTTGCTAACGATGGTAGATCGCACCACCAGATGGCCTGAAGCGGTTCCTCTTTCCTCCACTGCCTCTGTAGACGTTGCCCGTGCGTTTCTGTCGGCCTGGGTTGCACGTTTTGGCACGCCATCCGATATCACCTCGGACAGGGGATCCCAATTCGTGTCGGAGCTTTGGTCACCGTTGGCGCAGTCATTGGGTGTACAGGTGCACCGTACTACAGCCTACCATCCCCAAGCTAACGGTTTATGTGAACGTTTTCACCGGTCGCTTAAGGCGGCTCTGCGTGCGGCGCTCGTGTATAGCAATTGGCTTGACCGTTTACCTTGGGTTatgctcgggttgcgctcggccccTAAAGAGGATCTCGCTGCGGCCCCCGCTGAATTGGTGTTTGGTCAACCACTCCGTGTTCCGGGTGAATTTTTACCTGAGGGTGGTGCCCCGCGATCGTTTCCCTTTTGGCCGAGGGACTCCTTGGCTCCTGGCCCAGTCCACCACTGTTTCCCTAAATCTTTTGTGCCATTGGAGCTTAAAAATGCCCGTTTTGTTTTTGTTCGTCACGACGCCCACCGTTCGCCCCTCCAACCCCCTTACGATGGCCCATTTAGGGTGCTGGAACACGGTCCTAAAACCTTTGTGCTGGATATGGGCGGGCGCAGGGAATGCGTTTCCATAGACAGGCTTAAACCGGCGCATTGTGTTGCGGGTGAAGAAGTACTGCCGGGCCAAGTCCCCCGCCGAGGTCGCCCTCCAAATCCTGTTAGGGTTGATTGTCCTTCGCCTCCACCGGGCCCTGTTATTTGTTCTTCCCCACAGGGTACACCCGCTCCCCCGCGGGATAGACATTTTACCCGTTGCGGCAGACAAGTGAGGCCCCCGGTAATGTTTTCCCCATAACTTGCTGTCTGGGTGTTCGGGGGGGGGGCTGtgtggcgggcactaggaccattCTCACACCCAGCAGAAGGGGTGTGGTTTGTTCTACTGGGAGACACTTTAAATattgcatgttgtgttgtgtttgtcagattttctcatgttggcagtctacaataaagaccttgaagagacaacgttctgtttcttgcatttgccacaaCATCACTTAAAAGGgctttttaaaacatttacacagatgttgGCACTGAATTTCCAATGTATTTCAAATGTATATCCCGCCCTCTTAAGGCTTCTAGAACGTAAGGACGTAATTAGGTACGTACTTAACACGTGCACGCGCGTTAACATTGGGTAATCCAAATTGGATATCCAAATCGCTAATGATAGCGATTTGGATAGTTAGTCATAGCTACCATTGAatatatattctatcataacaacaacataacTGCAAAATGGTAGTTGCTTACCTTTGACTgtttttgtatgcatgcatgtgcccCCTGCGCGTACGTGTGGACGAGATAGGGGAAGTCAGTGGTCCCCGaacattttgactcgggggcatacttgccaactttgagacctccaatttcggagGTGGGGTgtgggaggcgtggttgggggcggggcgtggttaagaggggaggagtatatttacagctgttgtgtgtgcagttgtgcactgcactctataaaagccgtaaatgttattgtcacatatgcatgattgattgattgattgaaacttttattagtagattgcacagtacagtacatattccgtacaattgaccactaaatggtaacacccgaataagtctttcaactgtttaagtcggggtccacgttaatcaattcatggtacaaatatatactatcagcataatacagtcatcacacaagttaatcatcatagtatatacatcgaattatttacattatttacaatcaggggggtggaatgaggagctttggttgatatcagtacttcagtcatcaacaattgcaagaaatggacattgaaacagtgtaggtcttacttagtaggatatgtacagcgagcagagaacatagtgagttcagatagcataagaaaagtatatacattaaagataaatttgattatttacattaggttatttacaatccggtgaGATCTGAATGGAGGACGGTATTAAGGTTGAAgtggcctggaggtgttgtggtgcatgtacagtagatggcagtattgtcctgtttaagagtgtcacaacattgctgtttacagcagacgaactgctttacggtagaagaaaacatgactgctgttgttgtgtattGTTACAGCGCTGGGAGGAcggtaatgaaactgcctaacaataaacccacataagacacgaagaactcgccctcgatcattctacagttataatttcattgggcagacacgctatttatattgtgggaaagcggacgtgaaaacaggctgtcctcactcatgtccgcatggagctggagggggcgtggcctccagctccgcctgaatttcgggagcttttcgggagaaaatttgttccgggaggttttccagagaggtgctgaatttcgggagtctcccggaaaatctgggagggttggcaagtatgcttggggGCCGGGgtcgggctgtatatatatatatatatatatatatatatatatatatatatatatatatatatatatatatatatatatatatatatatatatatagctagattttctactgcttgtccgttttggggtcgcggggggtcgctagagccgacctcagctgcattcgggcagaaggcggagaacactagggccaatttagtgttgccaatcaacctatccccaggtgcatatctttggaagtgggaggaaaccggagtacccggagggaacccacgcagtcacggggagaacatgcaaactccacgcagaaagatcccgggcccgggattgaacccaggactactcaggaccttcgtattgtgaggcagatgcactaacaccagttccatatatatatacatatatatatatatacatatatatatatatataaaagagatgtccgataatggcttttttgctgatatccgatattccgacattgtccaactcttaattaccgataccgatatcaaccgataccgatttatacagtcgtggaatcaacacattattatgcctaattttgttgtgatgccccgctggatgaattaaacgaagtaacaaggttttccaaaataaatcaatggaaaaaaatgccaacatggcactgccataattATTATTGAATTCACAAagtgtatcatttttttttaacatgccttaaaacaggagcttggaattttggacatgctctcactgagagagcatgaggaggttgaggtgggcatggttgggaggggggtggggcagggttgaggtggggggtggtgggggtgtatattgtagctcccggaagagttagtgctgaaaaggtttctgggtatttgttctgttgtgtttatgttgtgttacggtgcggatattctcccaaaatgtgtttgtcattcttgtttggtgtgggttcacagtgtggcgcatatttgtaacagagttagagtggtttatacggccaccctcagtgtgacccgtatagCTGTtgcccagtatgccttgcattcacttgtgtgtgtgtgaaatgtcgtagatataatgtgactgggccggcacgccaaGGCAGtccttttaaggtttattagtGCTcctctgtactcctccctacaTCTGTCTACACAgccgcattttaaaaagtcataaattttactttttaataaAACAGGTTGGATAATTtttaaaccaataccgataatttccgttattgtattttattagattttatatatatatatatatatatatatatatatacatatatatatatatttatatatatatatatgtatatatatatatatatatatatatatatatatatatatatatatatatatatatatatatatatattaggggtgtggggaaaaaatcgattcaaatacgaatcgaattaaatactttgtgcgattcagaatcgattctcattttaaaaacatttttatttttttatttttatcaatccaacaaaccactacacagcaataccaaaacaacgcaatccaattccaaaaccaaacctgacccagcaacactcagaactgcaataaacagagcaattgagaagagacacaaacacgacacagaacaaaccaaaagtagtgaaacaaaaatgaatattatcaacaacagtatcaatattagttttaatttcaacatagcagtgattataaaaccctcattgacattatcgttagacattcataaaaataatttaaaaaaaaaaatagtgtcacagtggcttacacttgcatcgcttctcataagcttgacaacacactgtgtccaatgttttcacaaagataaaataagtcatatttttggttcgtttaatagttaaaacaaatttacattattgcaatcagttgataaaacattgtcctttacaattataaaagctttttaaaaaaaaaatctactactctgcttgcatgtcagcagactgggatagatcctgctgaaatcctatgtattgaatgaatacagaatcattttgaattggaaaaatatcgtttttgaattgagatttgaatcgaatcaaaaacatcgatatattatcgaatcgtgaccccaagaatcaatattgaatcgaatcgtgggacacccaaagattcccttttggggttgcggggggtgctggagcctatctcagctacaatcgggcggaaagcggagtacaccctggacaagtcgccacctcatcgcagggccaacagagacagacaacattcacactcacattcacacactagggccaatttagtgttgccaatcaacctatccccaggtgcatgtctttggaagtgggaggaagccagagtacacaCAACTGTGAGTCGTCAGGTCGTACTAAAGACATTGAGGAGTTCTGCAAACGTCAGTGGGAAAAACACTTCCTCCATGATGAAGGGTATTTTTTCCGAGGAGGAGCATTTGCAACCACAGCACAGTTGTATACCACTTTTAATTTACAGAGTGGGATTGCAAAGTGTTAATGCTTTCATTTTCTTTGGCCGAAGATTTCTAGCTCCTTGACTAATGAGTTGTAAAGAAGAAGGGAAGCGTAATGACTCATGTCAGGAAATGGTCAAAAAGCCACAGCGGAGTGCTATGAAGACATGAACGAGGGTGTGGATGCATGAATCATGTGCTCTGTCCAAGTTTGTCTACTTTCATGTTATAAAGCCTGAATTAGCAGGTGGTACAAAAGTGTTGTGGCGTGGATGACTGTGAGATTCAGAGGTCATAGGtcagccattgtgtctgtgcaaGTGTatactatagcagtggttctcaaccttttttcagtgatgtaccccctgtgaacatttttttaattcaagtaccccctaatcagagcaaagtattttgttgaaaaaaagagatgaagaagtaaaatacagcactatgtcatcagtttatgatttattaaattgtataacagtgcaaaatattgctcatttgtagtggtctttcttgaactatttggaaagaaagatataaaaataactaaaaacttgttgaaacataaacaagtgattcaattctaaataaagatttctacacatagaagtaatcatcaacttaaagtgccctctttggggattgtaatagagatccatctggattcatcaacttaattctaaacatttcttcagaaaaaaatgaatccttaacatcaatatttatggaacatgttcacaaaaaaaatctagctgtcaacactgaatattgcattgttgcatttcttttcacagtttatgaacttacattcatattttgttgaagtattattcaatacataagtctataaaggatttttgaattgttgctatttttagaatattttaaaaaaaatctcacgtacccctaggcataccttcaagtacccccatttgagaaccactgtactatacTATACTGTTCCGCCCAAGGCACGAATCTGCTGGGTATATCAATTATGACAaaatgttaaaaagttaaaagtaccaatgatagtcactcacacacacactaggtgtggtaaaattggtcctctgcatttgacccatccccctgttcagcctctgggaggtgaggggggcagtgagcagcagcaatgaCCACTCCCGGGaatgatttttggtgatttaaccccccaattccaacactagatgctgagtgccaagcagggaggtaatgggtcccatttttatagtcttctgtatgactcggccggggtatgaactcacaacctgccgatcgcagggcggacactttacccactaggccactgagtatgcaACTGCTCAATTTGGGAGTTTGCTGCAAAATATTTGTTAACCCTTCCGAAGGCGTATGGATCCTCCTTGAATTATTTGACGAGGACTGAGCATTTCTGCCAAAAAGCTTGGGGGCAGAGTTTGACTGTGGTTGACGAGCTTCTTAGCATTGGCTATTTAACTTCTTAACAGTCATTATTTTCTTCTTAGCTTTTGTTATTTAGCATCTAATCTTTGACTTCTAAGCTTATGCTCCTTAGTTTGCTAGCTTTCGCTATTAACCGGAAAGTTGGATGACGGAACTGAGAATGACGTCACATCCGAGCTATGACCGTTCAAGTTACAAAGTCAAAAATCAAGACGGCCCCATCAACGAAAGCCCTTCTTGGTCCCAAAATACATCCTATACGGCTGAAAGTCCGACAAAATCTTGTCAGAAATGCTTACAATGGCTATTACAGGAGccttcacttttgtttatgctgtaatattgtacatggtaattgggatgtgttatatattgtatatattatataaaaatatccatccatccatttttctaccgcttgtcccattcggggtcactggagcctatctcagctgcattcggaggaaagcggggtacaccctggacaagtcgccacctcatcacagggccaacacagatagacaacattcacactcacattcacacactagggaccatttagtgttgctaatcaacctattatgtataaaaatataatataatattgtattataatataacagtatatataatatactgtatatataatatgtaaatattacatgtatgttatattttatattgctactatggtacatttttacttAGTCTACTTAATATCTGCCTTATCCTGTCTATCCTTATCCTTTCCATtgtttgaaactgagctactgtgtggaaccaaatcccttgtggatcaataaagtttgtctaagttggggtcagcaacccacggctctcgaGCCCAAGAGCCGCTctcgtggctccctggagcatttttaaaaaatgattgagAATGGAAAAAGATGCtgggaaaataattattttgttttagtatgttttttctttgaagacaaacatgacaaaaacctccccaATTGCTAGAAAGCCCACTgcttaatacaggggtgtcaaactcaaatacagagtgggccaaaatttaaaactgaacaaagccacgggccaaggttgaacaaattaaccttttaatagggacccaaacaagttttgcattgaatattgagcaagcaaggcttgtataactttatagtgacatgcgaaatcgagttttaaatattaataataataataatttaaaaatattaatggcatatcacataaaatgtaaatacaaatttaatgcctcgaTCGGCTTCTTTGGGCCGGCTTTACCACCAGGTTTTAGCAAGACACCCAGTTCACCAGACAGGTCACCTGTGCTGGGACCAGCTTTGCCGCCAGGTTTCCGCCGTGCTGCGTACGATGACCATGATGACCAGGATGAAGATGGAGAGGATGTACCAGGACCTGCCTTGCCCCCAGGCTACCAGGCGGATCCATCCAGCAGCGAGGAAGAGGAGGATTTTGTCATCGGACCCATGCCGGCCAAAGGGCCAGTTGAAAACACTGTGGCTCTGGACATCGAACGCAGGGCACAAATGATGAGAGACAAGCTGACTAAAGTTGACACTCCCGAGATGCCAAGCAGAGACACGTGGATGACGGAGCTCCCACCAGAACTGCAGCACATCGGTTTGGGGGCTCGCACTTTCAAGAAGAAGTCTGGGCCGGAGAAGGGCGACCGCTCAATTTGGACCGATACGCCTGCGGATAGAGAGCGCAAAGCCACGGAGCGGcgtgagaaaaagaaaaaaggcgatgCTAAGAAAGACAGCCCCCCGCGAGTGTCTCCGAAGGATCTGGAAACAGCAGAGAAGGTGTCCAAGTATAATAATACAAAACGCTCGGAGTCTTTGCTGAGTTTGCATGCAAAGAACCTGAAGGAGAAGGCAAAGGAAGGCGAGGAGCAGCCGGCGGAGAAGCGGGCGTTCGACCGGGAGACCGACCTGCAGGTCAACCGCTTTGACGAAGCGCAGAAGCAGCGGCTGCTGAAGAAATCTCAGGAACTCAACACGCGCTTCTCGCACAGCAAGGATCGGATGTTCCTGTGAGGACAGAACTTTGAACTCATGAACTTTGACGATCCTGCACAAGAATGCCCAGCCATCACTGATGCAGTCCAACTTTTGTAAGTAAGATGGAGATAGCAGAAGAAGCACATTGTTTGCATTTTCAGGACATGTTGGCAATATGTGAGAT from Nerophis ophidion isolate RoL-2023_Sa linkage group LG17, RoL_Noph_v1.0, whole genome shotgun sequence harbors:
- the LOC133536633 gene encoding GPALPP motifs-containing protein 1-like, translating into NASIGFFGPALPPGFSKTPSSPDRSPVLGPALPPGFRRAAYDDHDDQDEDGEDVPGPALPPGYQADPSSSEEEEDFVIGPMPAKGPVENTVALDIERRAQMMRDKLTKVDTPEMPSRDTWMTELPPELQHIGLGARTFKKKSGPEKGDRSIWTDTPADRERKATERREKKKKGDAKKDSPPRVSPKDLETAEKVSKYNNTKRSESLLSLHAKNLKEKAKEGEEQPAEKRAFDRETDLQVNRFDEAQKQRLLKKSQELNTRFSHSKDRMFL